One Hippoglossus hippoglossus isolate fHipHip1 chromosome 5, fHipHip1.pri, whole genome shotgun sequence genomic window carries:
- the kctd6a gene encoding BTB/POZ domain-containing protein KCTD6a isoform X1 produces the protein MENGDLGHMMGAPVTLNVGGCMYSVTMSTLQRYPESMLGAMFSGDFPTVKDSHGNYFIDRDGPLFRYILNFLRTSELTLPCDFKETALLRKEADFYQIEPLLHCLGDPRPGLPYPTDSYEEVVELSSTRKLSKYSNPVAVIITQLTITTKVHAVLQSISSSFTKWNKHMMDTRDYQVSFTFGPCDHQQEVSLRVHLLDFISKAGFAIRNTRVHHMSERANENTVEHNWTFCRRVRKVND, from the exons ATGGAGAATGGAGACCTGGGTCACATG ATGGGGGCGCCAGTGACTCTGAACGTGGGCGGTTGTATGTACAGCGTGACTATGTCCACGCTGCAGCGTTATCCAGAGTCCATGTTGGGAGCCATGTTCAGCGGAGACTTCCCCACAGTGAAGGACTCCCATGGAAACTATTTCATCGACCGGGACGGTCCACTgtttcg CTACATCCTCAACTTCCTGCGGACGTCGGAGCTCACGCTGCCGTGCGACTTCAAGGAGACGGCGCTGCTCAGGAAGGAGGCTGACTTCTATCAGATCGAGCCCCTGCTCCACTGCCTGGGAGACCCCAGACCCGGGCTGCCCTACCCCACTGACTCTTATGAGGAGGTAGTGGAACTGTCCAGCACCAGGAAACTGTCTAAATACTCCAACCCCGTTGCAGTCATCATCACGCAACTCACCATCACCACCAAG GTCCATGCAGTGTTGCAGTCCATCTCCAGCAGTTTCACAaagtggaacaaacacatgatggACACCAGAGACTACCAGGTGTCCTTCACCTTCGGACCATGTGACCaccaacaggaagtcagcctGCGTGTCCACCTGCTCGACTTCATCTCCAAAGCT GGTTTCGCAATACGCAACACACGTGTTCACCACATGAGTGAACGAGCCAATGAAAACACTGTGGAACACAATTGGACGTTCTGCCGACGAGTTCGGAAAGTTAATGACTGA
- the kctd6a gene encoding BTB/POZ domain-containing protein KCTD6a isoform X2, with protein sequence MENGDLGHMMGAPVTLNVGGCMYSVTMSTLQRYPESMLGAMFSGDFPTVKDSHGNYFIDRDGPLFRYILNFLRTSELTLPCDFKETALLRKEADFYQIEPLLHCLGDPRPGLPYPTDSYEEVVELSSTRKLSKYSNPVAVIITQLTITTKVHAVLQSISSSFTKWNKHMMDTRDYQVSFTFGPCDHQQEVSLRVHLLDFISKAVRGFYLTFGVWMCNNNRIMLHM encoded by the exons ATGGAGAATGGAGACCTGGGTCACATG ATGGGGGCGCCAGTGACTCTGAACGTGGGCGGTTGTATGTACAGCGTGACTATGTCCACGCTGCAGCGTTATCCAGAGTCCATGTTGGGAGCCATGTTCAGCGGAGACTTCCCCACAGTGAAGGACTCCCATGGAAACTATTTCATCGACCGGGACGGTCCACTgtttcg CTACATCCTCAACTTCCTGCGGACGTCGGAGCTCACGCTGCCGTGCGACTTCAAGGAGACGGCGCTGCTCAGGAAGGAGGCTGACTTCTATCAGATCGAGCCCCTGCTCCACTGCCTGGGAGACCCCAGACCCGGGCTGCCCTACCCCACTGACTCTTATGAGGAGGTAGTGGAACTGTCCAGCACCAGGAAACTGTCTAAATACTCCAACCCCGTTGCAGTCATCATCACGCAACTCACCATCACCACCAAG GTCCATGCAGTGTTGCAGTCCATCTCCAGCAGTTTCACAaagtggaacaaacacatgatggACACCAGAGACTACCAGGTGTCCTTCACCTTCGGACCATGTGACCaccaacaggaagtcagcctGCGTGTCCACCTGCTCGACTTCATCTCCAAAGCTGTACGTGGCTTTTATCTCACTTTcggggtgtgg ATGTGCAACAATAACAGAATAATGCTTCATATGTAA